The proteins below are encoded in one region of Aequorivita iocasae:
- a CDS encoding CAL67264 family membrane protein — protein sequence MGMNKNTVLAWATFIMIVVGVVLIGMGAFRYDDVAGWGFAAVGIGFFAIAWVFNALKGRV from the coding sequence ATGGGAATGAATAAAAATACTGTACTTGCTTGGGCAACTTTTATAATGATTGTTGTCGGGGTGGTATTGATAGGAATGGGTGCTTTTCGCTATGACGATGTTGCTGGATGGGGATTTGCTGCCGTAGGTATTGGCTTCTTCGCCATTGCTTGGGTTTTTAATGCTTTAAAAGGAAGGGTATAA
- a CDS encoding CPBP family intramembrane glutamic endopeptidase, translating into MYIQQAFKSLHEWWRYLVGFIIIFVASQLGSIPLLIAVMFKKVSDGESVYSIDENEILTTLSSNLTLFLMLLSFAVGLLAVYLVVKFFHKQPFVTLTTSRKKTDWGRVLFGFGLITVTTLVVTILDFYSNPEGYVLQFDLVPFLILAAIAVIMIPLQTSFEEYLFRGYLMQGIGVLAKNKWLPLIITSVVFGGLHLANPEVEKLGNVIMIYYIGTGFFLGIMTLMDEGMELALGFHAGNNLITALLVTADWTVFKTNSILKDISEPSAGFDVIAPVLILYPIFLLIMAWRYKWRDWGGKLFGKVEEPIVLSEENTPNSTFVEK; encoded by the coding sequence ATGTATATTCAACAAGCCTTTAAATCCCTGCACGAATGGTGGCGCTATTTGGTAGGTTTCATAATTATTTTTGTCGCCAGTCAGTTAGGATCCATTCCATTGTTGATTGCCGTAATGTTTAAGAAAGTGTCTGATGGTGAAAGTGTATATTCCATAGACGAAAATGAAATTCTTACAACCCTCAGTTCAAATCTCACGCTTTTTTTAATGCTGCTCAGCTTTGCCGTGGGTTTATTGGCAGTGTATCTTGTAGTAAAATTTTTTCATAAACAGCCTTTTGTTACGCTTACAACTTCAAGAAAAAAAACCGATTGGGGCCGTGTGCTTTTTGGATTTGGACTTATAACGGTTACCACTTTGGTGGTTACTATATTAGACTTTTATAGTAATCCAGAAGGTTATGTTTTACAGTTTGATTTGGTGCCATTTTTAATTCTTGCAGCAATTGCGGTAATTATGATCCCGTTGCAGACCAGTTTTGAGGAATACCTGTTCCGCGGTTATTTAATGCAAGGCATTGGTGTTTTAGCAAAAAACAAATGGCTGCCTTTGATTATTACTTCGGTAGTTTTTGGAGGACTCCATTTGGCAAACCCCGAAGTTGAAAAGCTAGGCAATGTTATAATGATATATTACATAGGTACTGGTTTCTTTTTGGGAATAATGACCTTAATGGACGAAGGCATGGAGCTCGCATTGGGATTCCACGCAGGGAATAATTTAATAACAGCTCTTTTGGTAACGGCAGATTGGACGGTATTCAAAACAAATTCTATTTTAAAGGATATTTCTGAACCATCCGCCGGTTTTGATGTAATTGCACCTGTTTTGATTCTCTACCCTATTTTTCTATTGATTATGGCATGGCGCTATAAATGGCGCGATTGGGGTGGAAAGCTTTTTGGGAAAGTGGAAGAACCCATTGTTTTGTCAGAAGAAAATACTCCAAATTCAACTTTTGTAGAAAAGTGA
- a CDS encoding o-succinylbenzoate synthase, whose translation MIATFQKHDLNFKRPSGTSRGVLSTKETYFLILKTDDGFGVGECGLLRGLSIDDRPDYEEELAGVCENIELGVSEADLYEALEEFPSIQFGVETAFKSLHSKNPFVLFPSEFTHGEAAIPINGLVWMGDKIFMKQQISEKLKGGFTCIKMKIGAIDFKTELELLKSIRKEFSASEVELRVDANGAFSSSEALEKLKILSDLQLHSIEQPIKQGQWQEMARLCEETPLPIALDEELIGIFSEEEKNKLLDTIKPQFIILKPSLIGGFCGSDTWINLAEKQNIGWWITSALESNVGLNAISQYTFTKNSKLPQGLGTGSLYTNNIDSPLEVKDGALHYNPSADWIFQF comes from the coding sequence TTGATAGCCACTTTTCAAAAGCACGACCTAAACTTCAAACGTCCCAGCGGCACTTCCCGTGGCGTATTGAGTACCAAAGAAACCTATTTTCTTATTCTGAAAACTGACGATGGTTTTGGCGTGGGCGAGTGCGGTTTGCTTCGCGGTTTGAGTATTGACGACCGTCCCGATTACGAAGAAGAGCTTGCAGGCGTATGTGAAAACATAGAATTGGGGGTGAGTGAAGCAGATTTATACGAAGCCTTGGAGGAATTTCCGTCGATACAATTTGGGGTTGAAACTGCTTTTAAATCGTTGCATTCCAAAAATCCTTTTGTATTATTTCCTTCGGAATTTACGCATGGTGAAGCTGCAATCCCCATAAACGGTTTGGTTTGGATGGGGGATAAAATTTTTATGAAACAGCAGATTTCAGAAAAATTGAAAGGAGGTTTCACGTGTATCAAAATGAAGATTGGCGCCATTGATTTCAAAACCGAATTGGAGCTTTTAAAATCAATACGGAAGGAATTTTCCGCTTCCGAAGTGGAATTGCGGGTGGATGCCAACGGTGCTTTTTCATCCTCAGAGGCTTTGGAAAAGCTAAAAATACTTTCAGATTTGCAATTGCACTCCATAGAGCAACCCATAAAACAAGGGCAATGGCAGGAAATGGCACGCCTTTGTGAAGAAACTCCGTTACCTATTGCATTGGACGAGGAACTCATCGGTATTTTTTCCGAAGAAGAAAAGAACAAACTCTTGGACACCATAAAACCACAATTTATAATTTTAAAACCCTCATTAATAGGCGGTTTTTGTGGAAGCGATACGTGGATTAACCTAGCTGAAAAACAAAATATTGGCTGGTGGATTACTTCGGCCTTGGAAAGCAATGTGGGTTTAAACGCAATTTCACAATATACCTTCACAAAAAACAGTAAATTGCCACAAGGTTTGGGCACGGGCAGCCTTTACACAAATAATATTGACAGTCCACTGGAAGTTAAAGATGGAGCATTGCATTACAATCCATCCGCCGATTGGATTTTTCAATTTTAA
- a CDS encoding acyl-CoA carboxylase subunit beta has translation MDLNFNKNEDHNKLLVSELKNKLAKVKLGGGQKRIDKQHSQGKLTARERIAYLLDEKKPSIEIGAFAGDGMYEDHGGAPGGGVVVKIGYVKGKQCIVVANDATVKAGAWFPITAKKNLRAQEISIENRLPIIYLVDSAGVYLPMQDEIFPDKEHFGRIFRNNAVMSSMGITQIAAVMGSCVAGGAYLPIMSDEALIVDKTGSIFLAGSYLVKAAIGESIDNEELGGATTHCEVSGVTDYKAKDDKDALDKIKNIVSKIGDFDKAGFNREKALKPKEKQEDIYGILPKSRAEQYDMREIIKRLVDNSDFEGYKEGYGQTILTGYARIDGWAVGIVANQRTLVKTTKAKTKPSEMQFGGVIYSDSADKATRFIANCNQKKIPLVFLQDVTGFMVGSKSEHGGIIKDGAKMVNAVSNSVVPKFTIVIGNSYGAGNYAMCGKAYDPRLIVAWPSAELAVMSGNSAAKVLLQIETASLKKQGKEISKEEETELYNKIKARYDRQISPYYAASRIWTDAVIDPLDTRKWISIGIEAANHAPIEKPFNLGVIQV, from the coding sequence ATGGATTTAAACTTCAACAAAAACGAAGATCACAATAAATTGTTGGTTTCAGAATTAAAAAACAAACTGGCAAAAGTAAAACTCGGCGGCGGCCAAAAACGTATTGACAAACAGCACTCGCAGGGTAAACTCACCGCTCGTGAGCGTATTGCCTATTTACTGGACGAAAAAAAACCGAGTATTGAAATAGGAGCTTTTGCCGGAGATGGTATGTATGAAGACCATGGCGGCGCACCCGGTGGCGGTGTTGTGGTAAAAATTGGATATGTGAAGGGCAAGCAATGTATTGTTGTGGCAAACGATGCTACTGTAAAAGCAGGCGCTTGGTTTCCGATTACTGCAAAAAAAAATCTTCGCGCACAGGAAATTTCCATTGAAAACCGTTTACCTATAATTTATCTTGTGGATAGTGCAGGCGTTTATCTGCCTATGCAGGATGAGATTTTTCCCGATAAAGAGCACTTTGGAAGAATTTTCAGAAACAATGCGGTTATGAGCAGCATGGGCATTACGCAAATTGCGGCCGTGATGGGAAGTTGTGTTGCCGGTGGTGCGTATCTTCCTATTATGAGTGACGAGGCTTTGATTGTTGACAAAACCGGAAGCATCTTTCTTGCGGGAAGTTATTTGGTAAAAGCCGCCATTGGCGAAAGCATCGATAATGAAGAACTTGGCGGTGCAACAACGCATTGTGAAGTAAGCGGCGTAACCGATTACAAAGCAAAAGACGACAAAGATGCCTTGGACAAAATAAAAAACATAGTCTCCAAAATTGGCGATTTTGACAAAGCGGGTTTCAACAGGGAAAAAGCTTTGAAACCAAAAGAAAAGCAAGAAGATATATACGGAATTCTGCCAAAATCGCGCGCTGAGCAATACGATATGCGCGAAATTATAAAACGCCTCGTGGACAATAGTGATTTTGAAGGATACAAAGAAGGCTACGGTCAAACAATCCTTACAGGTTATGCTCGTATTGACGGTTGGGCCGTTGGAATTGTTGCAAACCAAAGAACCTTGGTAAAAACCACAAAAGCCAAAACCAAACCCAGTGAAATGCAATTTGGTGGCGTAATTTATAGTGACAGTGCCGATAAAGCCACGCGTTTTATTGCGAATTGCAACCAAAAGAAAATTCCGTTGGTTTTTCTTCAAGACGTAACCGGATTTATGGTGGGAAGTAAAAGCGAGCACGGCGGAATTATAAAAGATGGCGCAAAGATGGTGAATGCCGTTAGCAATAGCGTTGTTCCAAAATTTACGATTGTGATTGGCAACAGTTACGGTGCTGGAAATTATGCTATGTGCGGAAAAGCTTATGATCCGCGATTGATCGTTGCTTGGCCAAGTGCCGAACTTGCGGTTATGAGCGGAAACAGTGCAGCAAAAGTGTTGCTTCAAATTGAAACCGCTTCACTTAAAAAACAGGGAAAGGAAATTTCCAAAGAGGAAGAAACTGAGCTTTACAACAAAATTAAAGCTAGATACGACAGACAGATTTCTCCATATTACGCAGCATCAAGAATTTGGACAGATGCAGTGATTGATCCTTTGGACACCCGAAAATGGATTTCTATCGGCATTGAAGCGGCCAACCATGCCCCTATTGAAAAACCTTTTAATCTCGGAGTTATTCAGGTTTGA
- a CDS encoding four helix bundle protein, with protein MHRFKDLEIWKLSRLFWKDIYEITSLFPEAEKFGLTSQLRRASISIPSNIAEGASRISNKDFARFLEITIGSCYEIETQLLIANDLKFLKQEDLNPLLKKLEAIIKMTSKFKSTLK; from the coding sequence ATGCACAGATTTAAGGATTTGGAAATTTGGAAACTGAGTAGATTGTTTTGGAAAGATATTTATGAAATTACTTCCTTATTTCCCGAAGCTGAAAAGTTTGGACTTACTAGTCAATTAAGACGAGCAAGTATATCAATACCTTCAAATATAGCAGAAGGCGCATCAAGAATATCAAATAAGGATTTTGCCAGATTTTTAGAAATAACTATCGGCTCCTGTTACGAAATCGAAACACAGTTGCTAATTGCAAATGATTTAAAATTTCTAAAGCAAGAAGATTTAAATCCTTTACTTAAAAAATTAGAAGCTATTATCAAAATGACTTCCAAATTTAAATCCACCCTAAAATAA
- a CDS encoding MBL fold metallo-hydrolase — MKKTVFILLISISFVACKNTSEKTETEATIDRPLEKVDGGEAATEKGFTINPIEHASMVLNWDGTIIYVDPVGGKEAFSDYTEPDMVLVTDIHGDHMDIPTLEAITSLKTVIFAPKAVFEKMPENLQNKTQILNNGDVTNDFEMKIEAIPMYNLRSEALKFHEKGRGNGYVLERNGKRVYMSGDTEDIPEMRNLKNIDIAFVCMNFPYTMTVEKAAEAVLAFKPKTVYPYHYRGTEGLSDVSKFKSLVEAGKQDIKVTQLNWYPKK, encoded by the coding sequence ATGAAAAAAACTGTCTTTATTTTACTAATTTCAATCTCATTTGTTGCCTGCAAAAACACTTCAGAAAAAACCGAAACCGAAGCAACCATCGATAGACCACTGGAAAAAGTTGATGGCGGAGAAGCCGCTACTGAAAAGGGTTTTACCATTAATCCAATAGAGCATGCCAGTATGGTTCTCAATTGGGACGGAACCATAATCTATGTAGATCCCGTGGGCGGAAAAGAAGCATTTTCTGATTACACAGAGCCAGATATGGTTTTGGTTACGGATATTCACGGCGACCATATGGATATTCCTACTCTTGAGGCTATTACTAGTCTTAAAACTGTAATCTTTGCCCCAAAAGCAGTTTTTGAAAAAATGCCTGAAAACCTTCAAAATAAAACTCAAATATTGAACAATGGCGATGTGACCAACGATTTTGAAATGAAAATTGAGGCCATTCCAATGTACAATCTTCGTTCCGAGGCCTTAAAATTTCACGAAAAAGGCAGAGGAAATGGTTACGTACTTGAAAGAAACGGCAAACGAGTTTATATGTCCGGGGACACCGAAGATATCCCTGAAATGCGCAATCTTAAAAATATTGATATTGCCTTTGTTTGCATGAATTTTCCCTATACAATGACCGTTGAAAAAGCAGCCGAAGCCGTGCTGGCATTCAAACCAAAAACCGTTTATCCCTATCATTATAGAGGTACGGAAGGTCTGAGCGATGTTTCAAAATTCAAATCTTTGGTCGAAGCTGGAAAACAGGACATTAAGGTTACTCAATTGAATTGGTATCCCAAGAAATAA
- a CDS encoding AMP-binding protein: protein MKALLHPKFKLNGKVFPSAEGLKLYANRVSENGKNDEVAIGKFILEWLDENDFITVKTSGSTGIPKEIKLQKNHVYNSAEATVNYFDLKENTKALLCLSSEYIAGKMMLVRAMIAGWNLYTIFPEKRPLENSDENFDFTAMVPYQVFHSLAHLHRVKKLIVGGGAVSSELEQQLQTVNTQVFATYGMTETISHIAIRPINGKDKSLIFSALPKVNFSQNESNCLQIHAPEISKEIVVTNDVVELISPTSFKFLGRIDNVINTGGAKVHPEIVEEKLSIHINQPFFIASEKDDALGERVILIIESEKQLQLEDFSQALQTLSVYEKPKKIYTTPQLIYTETGKVKRTKVLKLLKPE from the coding sequence GTGAAAGCATTGCTTCATCCCAAATTCAAATTAAACGGCAAAGTATTTCCTTCGGCGGAAGGTTTAAAATTGTACGCAAATCGTGTAAGTGAAAATGGAAAGAATGATGAAGTTGCAATTGGAAAATTTATTCTGGAATGGCTGGATGAAAATGATTTTATTACCGTAAAAACCTCTGGTTCCACGGGTATTCCAAAGGAAATAAAACTTCAAAAAAACCATGTTTACAACAGTGCCGAAGCTACTGTGAATTATTTTGATTTAAAGGAAAACACGAAAGCGTTACTCTGCCTTTCTTCGGAATATATAGCAGGAAAAATGATGCTTGTGCGGGCAATGATTGCAGGTTGGAATTTATATACAATTTTCCCCGAAAAAAGACCTCTAGAAAATAGTGATGAAAATTTTGACTTTACGGCTATGGTGCCTTACCAGGTTTTCCATTCATTGGCTCATTTGCACAGAGTGAAAAAACTAATTGTTGGTGGCGGCGCGGTTTCTTCAGAATTGGAGCAACAATTACAAACGGTAAATACTCAAGTTTTTGCAACTTATGGAATGACGGAAACCATTAGTCATATTGCGATTCGGCCTATTAATGGAAAAGATAAATCACTGATTTTTTCAGCGCTTCCGAAGGTGAATTTTTCACAAAACGAAAGCAATTGCCTTCAAATTCACGCCCCAGAAATTTCAAAGGAAATTGTTGTGACTAATGATGTTGTGGAACTTATTTCACCAACTTCTTTTAAATTTTTGGGAAGAATCGACAACGTTATTAATACAGGCGGCGCCAAAGTACATCCTGAAATTGTGGAAGAAAAACTTTCAATTCACATAAACCAGCCATTTTTTATCGCTTCCGAAAAGGACGACGCTCTTGGGGAACGGGTTATTTTGATAATTGAGAGTGAAAAGCAATTGCAATTGGAAGATTTTTCCCAGGCTCTCCAAACGCTTTCAGTATATGAAAAACCCAAAAAAATTTATACAACGCCTCAATTGATTTATACAGAAACCGGAAAAGTGAAACGGACTAAGGTTTTAAAATTGCTCAAACCTGAATAA
- the ettA gene encoding energy-dependent translational throttle protein EttA, with amino-acid sequence MSDDKKVIFSMSGLTKTYQSAQTPVLKNIYLSFFYGAKIGILGLNGSGKSTLLRIIAGEEKNYQGDVVFAPGYTVGYLEQEPKLDESKTVLEVVKEGVQEVVDILDEYNKINDMFGLPEVYENPAKMDELMEKQAKLQDKIDATNAWELDTKLEIAMDALRTPEPDKPISVLSGGERRRVALCRLLLKEPDVLLLDEPTNHLDAESVHWLEHHLSEYKGTVIAVTHDRYFLDNVAGWILELDRGEGIPWKGNYSSWLDQKSKRLAQEQKQAGKRQKTLERELEWVRQGAKGRQTKQKARLQNYDKLLSQDQKQLDEKLEIYIPNGPRLGTNVIEAKGVSKAFGDKLLYEDLNFKLPQAGIVGIIGPNGAGKTTIFKMIMGEETPDKGTFEVGETAKIAYVDQAHSNINPDKTIWENFSDSQELIMMGGRQVNSRAYLSRFNFSGSEQNKKVSMLSGGERNRLHLAMTLKEEGNVLLLDEPTNDLDVNTLRALEEGLENFAGCAVVISHDRWFLDRICTHILSFEGNSQVYYFEGGFSEYEENKKKRLGGDLMPKRIKYKKLIR; translated from the coding sequence ATGTCCGACGATAAAAAAGTAATTTTCTCAATGTCTGGGTTGACCAAAACCTATCAAAGTGCCCAGACTCCAGTCCTTAAAAATATATATTTAAGCTTCTTTTACGGTGCCAAAATTGGTATCCTCGGTCTAAATGGAAGCGGTAAATCTACCTTGCTTCGAATCATCGCAGGCGAAGAAAAAAACTACCAAGGCGATGTAGTTTTTGCACCCGGCTATACCGTAGGCTATCTGGAACAGGAACCGAAACTTGACGAATCCAAAACCGTTTTGGAAGTAGTAAAGGAAGGCGTGCAGGAAGTAGTTGATATTCTTGACGAATACAACAAAATAAATGACATGTTTGGGCTTCCGGAAGTTTATGAAAATCCTGCGAAGATGGACGAACTGATGGAAAAACAGGCAAAACTTCAAGATAAAATTGATGCTACAAATGCCTGGGAACTTGACACTAAGCTTGAAATTGCTATGGATGCACTGCGCACGCCTGAACCAGATAAACCAATCAGTGTACTTTCGGGAGGGGAGCGAAGAAGGGTTGCGCTTTGCAGATTGCTGCTTAAAGAACCGGATGTGCTTTTGCTCGATGAGCCAACAAACCACTTGGATGCCGAAAGCGTACATTGGCTGGAACATCACCTTTCAGAATACAAAGGTACGGTGATTGCCGTAACCCACGATAGATATTTCTTGGACAACGTTGCAGGTTGGATTTTGGAATTGGACAGGGGAGAAGGCATTCCTTGGAAAGGAAATTATTCGTCTTGGTTGGATCAAAAATCGAAGCGATTGGCACAGGAGCAAAAGCAGGCCGGAAAACGCCAAAAAACCCTGGAACGAGAGTTGGAATGGGTTCGTCAAGGGGCGAAAGGCCGCCAAACAAAGCAAAAGGCACGTTTGCAGAATTACGATAAACTATTGAGCCAAGATCAAAAACAATTGGACGAAAAACTGGAAATATACATCCCGAACGGACCGCGTTTGGGAACAAATGTTATTGAAGCGAAGGGTGTTTCAAAAGCATTTGGCGATAAATTACTTTACGAGGATTTGAATTTCAAGCTTCCCCAAGCAGGAATTGTTGGAATTATCGGTCCTAACGGTGCTGGTAAAACCACTATTTTCAAAATGATTATGGGCGAGGAAACTCCGGACAAAGGCACTTTTGAAGTTGGCGAGACTGCAAAAATCGCTTATGTTGACCAAGCGCATTCCAATATAAACCCAGATAAAACCATTTGGGAAAATTTCAGCGATAGTCAGGAATTAATTATGATGGGCGGGCGGCAAGTTAATTCACGAGCTTATTTGAGCCGTTTCAATTTCAGCGGAAGCGAACAAAACAAAAAAGTTTCGATGCTTTCTGGTGGGGAACGAAACAGGCTTCATTTGGCGATGACTTTAAAAGAAGAAGGAAACGTGCTTTTATTGGATGAGCCAACAAACGATTTGGACGTAAACACACTTCGCGCTTTGGAGGAAGGACTCGAAAATTTTGCGGGTTGTGCGGTGGTTATCAGTCACGACCGTTGGTTTTTGGATAGAATCTGTACGCACATCCTTTCCTTTGAAGGAAACAGCCAAGTATATTACTTTGAAGGCGGTTTCAGCGAATACGAAGAAAATAAAAAGAAACGTTTGGGTGGCGATTTAATGCCGAAACGAATCAAATACAAAAAATTGATACGCTAA
- a CDS encoding T9SS type A sorting domain-containing protein, with the protein MKNYKSCPSFIALTFLFSIFLFSCKNNSKENVIEEETGKMEYPAEWMYNQRAYPNNYINKEAYKEAVLQSKEIFANRSPEQAGEWTFVGPLNTGGRVTDVAISPDNDDHLYVATATGGIFRSYDAGANWTPIFDEVTKPSIGDIAIAPSNPQRIYAGTGEANGSATDGAYFGDGIYRSDNGGDTWTNVGLPESNHIGRIVVDPTNPDRVFVAATGELYGKNDERGIYRTTNGGTNWEKVLFVTDSTAAIDVAMNVANTNIIYAAMWERTRKPWQRDYGGVTSAIHRSMDGGTTWTELGAANGLPAPNAQTGRIGIAVSESDPATVYARYTTNEITNEFDGLYKSTDNGNNWTLVTSAVALSGIDANFGWYFGNVRVNPTNSSEVYVIGFELAKSTNSGSSWSTLPGMHVDHHALDFSRTNSSFMLAGNDGGAYFSNNGGNSWTKFLNLSLTQFYNIEVDYSQPERLYGGTQDNNTIRTLTGGLSDWSSIIGGDGFHVNVDPNDNSYVYGESQYGNLRRSTNGGSSFQNGTNGISGSDRTNWNTPVILSPFDSSIMYYGSNKLYTSTRAVTWTAISPDLTDGLHPSGSLAFGTLTAIAASYNNLDVIYTGSDDGNVNVTFDGGTTWTNVSAGLPDQYITSIAMVPSDDLIAYVTVSGFKYLDYTPRVFKTTDGGQNWTDISSNLPNIPVNDIIVYPAENILFVATDLNVWYSKDDGANWTILGNNLPLTVVMDLKFHEPTKTLYAGTFGRGMHSYDVSDILNVGENELASNSIKIYPNPATSEFTISQNLSSEGTVQLYDISGKKIKSLFNGNFGANKNITVKTDGLAAGIYLVKVNSGKQSVTKKLIINK; encoded by the coding sequence ATGAAAAACTACAAAAGTTGCCCAAGTTTTATTGCATTGACCTTTCTTTTTTCAATTTTCCTTTTCAGTTGTAAAAATAATTCCAAAGAAAATGTAATTGAAGAAGAAACCGGAAAAATGGAGTATCCAGCGGAGTGGATGTACAACCAACGTGCTTATCCAAATAACTACATTAATAAAGAAGCTTATAAAGAAGCAGTGCTTCAATCCAAAGAGATTTTCGCAAATCGTTCACCAGAACAGGCGGGGGAATGGACATTTGTCGGCCCATTAAATACTGGAGGCCGGGTTACCGATGTCGCCATTTCACCAGATAATGACGACCATCTTTATGTAGCAACTGCCACTGGTGGTATTTTTAGAAGTTACGATGCCGGAGCAAACTGGACACCAATTTTTGATGAAGTAACAAAACCTTCTATCGGCGATATTGCAATAGCACCTTCAAATCCGCAACGAATTTATGCCGGAACCGGCGAAGCCAATGGAAGCGCTACTGACGGTGCCTATTTTGGCGATGGAATCTACCGAAGTGATAATGGCGGTGATACTTGGACCAATGTTGGTTTACCTGAAAGTAATCACATAGGTCGCATTGTAGTTGATCCAACAAATCCAGACCGCGTTTTTGTTGCTGCTACAGGAGAATTATATGGAAAAAATGATGAACGTGGTATTTATAGAACAACCAATGGCGGAACAAATTGGGAAAAAGTATTATTTGTAACAGATTCAACCGCGGCGATTGATGTTGCTATGAATGTTGCCAATACAAACATTATTTACGCAGCAATGTGGGAGCGTACTCGTAAACCTTGGCAACGTGATTATGGCGGAGTAACCTCAGCAATTCATAGATCGATGGATGGGGGAACAACTTGGACCGAGCTTGGCGCGGCCAACGGTCTTCCTGCTCCAAATGCACAGACGGGGCGTATTGGTATTGCTGTTTCGGAATCTGATCCCGCTACGGTTTACGCACGTTATACAACCAATGAAATTACCAATGAATTTGATGGCCTTTATAAATCAACTGACAATGGTAACAATTGGACACTCGTTACTTCTGCAGTAGCATTGAGCGGAATTGACGCTAATTTTGGATGGTATTTCGGAAATGTGCGAGTTAATCCCACTAATTCTTCCGAAGTGTATGTTATAGGTTTTGAACTCGCAAAATCTACCAACAGCGGTTCTTCATGGAGTACCTTGCCTGGAATGCACGTAGATCATCACGCACTGGACTTTTCACGCACAAACAGCAGTTTCATGCTCGCCGGAAACGATGGCGGAGCCTATTTTTCGAATAACGGCGGAAATAGTTGGACTAAGTTTTTAAATCTTTCATTAACCCAGTTTTATAATATTGAAGTAGATTATTCACAGCCAGAGAGGCTTTACGGAGGCACACAGGACAACAATACAATTAGGACACTCACAGGAGGCTTAAGTGATTGGAGTTCGATCATTGGAGGTGACGGTTTTCACGTAAATGTGGATCCAAACGATAATAGTTATGTTTATGGAGAATCCCAATACGGCAACCTTCGTCGCTCAACAAATGGCGGAAGCTCTTTTCAAAATGGCACTAATGGAATAAGTGGCAGTGACCGGACCAATTGGAATACACCAGTAATTCTTTCACCTTTTGATTCCTCAATAATGTATTATGGCTCAAATAAGCTTTATACCTCTACACGTGCGGTTACTTGGACTGCCATTAGCCCAGATTTAACTGATGGATTGCATCCAAGTGGTTCTTTGGCTTTCGGAACACTTACAGCAATTGCTGCATCGTACAATAATCTTGATGTTATTTATACAGGAAGCGATGACGGAAATGTAAACGTAACTTTTGACGGCGGAACAACTTGGACAAATGTAAGTGCTGGTCTTCCCGATCAATATATTACATCCATCGCAATGGTGCCGAGTGATGATTTGATTGCGTATGTTACTGTTTCCGGGTTTAAATATTTGGATTACACGCCGCGTGTATTCAAAACCACTGACGGAGGACAGAATTGGACTGATATTTCTTCCAATCTCCCAAATATTCCGGTGAATGATATTATCGTATATCCTGCAGAAAACATACTTTTTGTGGCAACCGATCTAAACGTTTGGTATTCCAAAGATGATGGCGCCAATTGGACTATTTTGGGAAACAATCTTCCGCTTACGGTGGTTATGGATTTAAAATTTCATGAACCAACCAAAACGCTGTATGCCGGAACCTTCGGAAGGGGAATGCACAGTTATGACGTGAGTGATATTTTAAATGTGGGTGAAAATGAATTGGCTTCAAATTCCATCAAAATTTATCCAAATCCTGCGACTTCAGAATTTACCATTTCACAAAACCTTTCTTCGGAAGGAACGGTTCAGCTTTACGATATTTCTGGGAAAAAGATAAAAAGTTTGTTCAATGGAAATTTTGGGGCAAACAAAAACATAACAGTAAAAACCGATGGCCTTGCAGCGGGAATTTATTTGGTGAAAGTGAATAGTGGAAAGCAATCCGTTACTAAAAAGCTGATTATCAATAAATAA